A single window of Fischerella sp. PCC 9605 DNA harbors:
- the der gene encoding ribosome biogenesis GTPase Der: protein MKLPIVAIIGRPNVGKSTLVNRLAGEQSAIVFDEPGVTRDRTYLPAFWGDREFLVVDTGGLVFNDDTEFLPLIRQQVMAALSEASAAIFVVDGTTGPTVADEEIAAWLRQQPVPVLLAVNKCESPQQGLIQAAEFWNLGLSEPFPISAIHGSGTGELLDALIAYLPPVTEVPETHEINVAIVGRPNVGKSSLLNAFVGEERAIVSPISGTTRDAIDTIVERNGQTYRLIDTAGIRKKKNVEYGPEFFSINRAFKAIRRAEVVLLVIDALDGVTEQDQKLAGRVIEEGRACILVVNKWDAVEKDSYTIYDYEKHLQERLHFTEWAETIFVSALTGQRVEKILELVNQAAEEHKRRVSTSVINEVLEEATRWHSPPVSRSGKQGKIYYGTQVSTQPPTIALFVNEAKRFNDNYRRYIERQFRQQLGFKGTPIRLLWRSKKAREVENANVNRAARV from the coding sequence ATGAAACTTCCTATTGTTGCTATTATTGGTCGCCCAAATGTGGGCAAATCTACCCTCGTCAATCGTTTGGCGGGCGAGCAATCTGCTATTGTTTTTGATGAACCGGGAGTAACGCGCGATCGCACTTATCTACCTGCTTTCTGGGGCGATCGCGAGTTTTTGGTTGTCGATACTGGTGGTTTAGTATTCAATGATGACACCGAATTTTTACCACTGATTCGCCAACAGGTAATGGCAGCCCTATCAGAAGCCAGTGCTGCTATTTTTGTAGTTGATGGTACCACAGGCCCAACAGTAGCTGATGAAGAAATCGCTGCATGGTTGCGACAACAACCCGTACCTGTGCTATTGGCTGTAAATAAATGTGAATCTCCACAACAAGGTTTAATTCAAGCTGCCGAATTCTGGAACTTGGGATTGAGCGAACCTTTTCCCATCTCTGCTATTCATGGTAGCGGCACAGGAGAATTACTTGACGCACTGATTGCTTACCTACCACCCGTAACAGAAGTTCCAGAAACTCATGAAATTAATGTGGCAATTGTGGGACGCCCAAATGTTGGGAAATCGAGTCTCTTGAATGCTTTTGTGGGCGAAGAGAGGGCGATAGTTAGCCCAATTTCTGGTACTACCCGCGATGCCATTGATACAATTGTTGAACGCAACGGGCAAACTTACCGCTTGATTGATACAGCGGGAATTCGGAAAAAGAAAAATGTGGAATATGGCCCCGAATTCTTTAGTATCAACCGGGCTTTCAAAGCAATTCGCCGCGCTGAAGTGGTTTTATTAGTGATAGATGCCCTTGATGGTGTCACCGAACAAGACCAAAAATTAGCTGGGCGAGTGATAGAAGAAGGTCGAGCCTGCATTCTTGTGGTAAATAAATGGGATGCAGTCGAAAAAGACTCTTACACGATTTACGATTACGAAAAACATCTGCAAGAACGACTGCATTTTACTGAATGGGCAGAAACAATCTTTGTCAGTGCCTTGACTGGACAAAGGGTAGAAAAGATTTTGGAATTGGTAAATCAGGCAGCAGAGGAACACAAACGTCGGGTAAGCACATCGGTAATTAACGAAGTTTTAGAAGAAGCTACTCGTTGGCATTCGCCGCCAGTCAGTCGAAGTGGAAAACAGGGCAAAATTTATTACGGTACGCAAGTTAGCACCCAGCCGCCTACAATAGCATTATTTGTCAACGAAGCTAAACGCTTTAACGACAACTACCGCCGCTACATCGAGCGACAATTCCGGCAACAACTAGGGTTTAAGGGTACTCCTATCCGGTTGTTGTGGCGGAGTAAAAAAGCTCGGGAAGTGGAAAATGCTAATGTTAATAGAGCTGCCCGCGTTTAA
- a CDS encoding MgPME-cyclase complex family protein, translating into MQTYYYVLASQHFLLEEEPMEEVLRERTRYYHEQEKEIDFWVVKQPAFLEAPQMAQVKAKCPQPAAAIISTNQQFITWLKLRLEFVFTGEFQAPSEGIPDPLASLAAVS; encoded by the coding sequence ATGCAAACATACTATTACGTTTTGGCAAGCCAACACTTTCTGCTGGAAGAGGAACCAATGGAAGAAGTGCTGCGGGAACGCACCCGTTACTACCACGAACAAGAAAAGGAAATTGATTTTTGGGTAGTGAAGCAACCAGCTTTCTTGGAAGCGCCCCAGATGGCACAGGTGAAGGCAAAGTGTCCACAACCAGCAGCGGCAATTATTTCCACAAATCAGCAATTTATTACTTGGTTAAAACTACGCTTGGAGTTTGTCTTCACAGGAGAATTTCAAGCACCTTCTGAAGGTATCCCCGATCCCCTGGCTTCTCTTGCGGCCGTGTCCTAA
- the crtE gene encoding geranylgeranyl diphosphate synthase CrtE, which yields MVAADNLKQTPEKATFDLISYLKERQKLCEAALEQAIPVRYPEKIYEAMRYSLLAGGKRLRPIICLATCEMTGGTIAMAMPTGCALEMIHTMSLIHDDLPAMDNDDYRRGKLTNHKVYGEDVAILAGDGLLAYAFEYVALNTKDVPTERVLRVVAHLGRAVGAAGLVGGQVLDLESEGKSDISLETLNFIHNHKTGALLEACVVCGGVLAGASEEDLQRLSRYAKNIGLAFQIIDDILDITATQEQLGKSAGKDQKAQKVTYPSLWGIEKSRKQAQQLIEGACAELEPFGKEAEPLVALAHFITSRSH from the coding sequence ATGGTAGCAGCGGATAACCTGAAACAAACTCCAGAAAAAGCAACTTTTGACCTGATCAGCTATTTAAAAGAACGACAAAAGCTTTGTGAAGCAGCCTTGGAGCAGGCTATTCCCGTGCGTTATCCAGAAAAGATTTACGAAGCAATGCGCTACTCGCTCTTAGCTGGAGGCAAGCGTCTGCGTCCCATAATTTGCTTGGCTACTTGTGAAATGACCGGCGGCACCATCGCCATGGCAATGCCAACTGGCTGTGCTTTGGAGATGATCCACACCATGTCTTTGATTCACGATGACTTGCCTGCGATGGATAATGATGATTATCGTCGTGGTAAGCTGACGAACCACAAAGTCTATGGTGAAGATGTCGCAATTTTGGCTGGGGATGGCTTATTAGCCTACGCTTTTGAATATGTAGCCCTTAATACCAAAGATGTGCCAACAGAACGAGTATTGCGAGTTGTTGCCCATCTGGGACGTGCAGTGGGAGCTGCTGGCTTGGTTGGTGGTCAAGTACTCGATTTAGAATCTGAAGGAAAGTCAGATATTTCTTTGGAAACGTTAAATTTTATTCACAACCACAAAACCGGTGCACTTTTAGAAGCCTGTGTAGTTTGTGGTGGTGTTTTAGCAGGGGCATCTGAGGAAGATTTGCAACGGCTGTCTCGCTATGCTAAGAATATTGGGCTGGCATTTCAGATTATTGATGACATCCTAGATATCACTGCTACCCAAGAGCAATTGGGCAAAAGTGCAGGCAAAGACCAAAAAGCACAGAAAGTAACTTATCCAAGCCTTTGGGGAATTGAAAAATCACGAAAACAAGCTCAACAGCTAATCGAGGGAGCTTGTGCAGAATTAGAGCCTTTTGGCAAGGAGGCAGAACCATTAGTGGCATTAGCACACTTTATTACCAGTCGCAGTCACTAG
- a CDS encoding caspase, EACC1-associated type: protein MVKVALLIGVSEYEEPSLNPLKGASKDVEAMQRVLQNSGMGGFDEVRTLPDPNPLAMQEAIETLFSDRAKDDLVLLFFSGHGIKDESGRLYFATRITRKNKQGELIKATAVPATFVQDIMSNSRSKRQVVILDCCFSGAFAEGWVAKDDGSVDVKNILGGEGRAVLTSSTSTQYSFEQQESDLSIYTRYLVEGIETGAADQGNDGVISVDELHEYAKKKVREAAPAMKPEIYAIKEGYKIHVAKASIGDPRLRYRKEVERFADRGEISFVGRSTLDLLRETFGLLHEDAVAIEAEVLKPYQDRKRKLQRYEQVLVEAILRESPLSEETRNDLQHLQKVLGLRDEDVAPIEARILVQKESLPFSDQLPESNKTPIISPNEDSISAKSSEKAAAANQAETPELNNGIRFPHTLSPSVPVSRNKIAIIGAGIVTVLILTFYSLIKPHENSVTSQPSPAASPTQTVSSTPSPTPTMTAKEIYDRGLEKYNNSDYKAAIKDFTQAMQLNYSNVIVYYQRGYAFNQLENYKAAVEDLTEYLKFNPNDVDANRSRCRAYYNLDNYEQAITDCSKVIKISSQDAYAHYLRGRAYEEQGKYELAIGDYSKAIELNYDPLSFAYFRRGYAYNRLGDYKKSINDYSQTIRIDASDADAYYNRGNNRSKLKDKQGAIADYQKAAELYQKQGKTKDYQETLDKIKELQQ from the coding sequence ATGGTTAAGGTGGCATTGCTGATTGGGGTCAGTGAATACGAGGAGCCTAGTCTTAACCCCTTAAAGGGAGCCTCGAAAGATGTAGAGGCAATGCAGCGAGTTTTGCAAAACTCAGGAATGGGGGGTTTTGATGAGGTCAGAACACTGCCAGATCCTAACCCATTAGCAATGCAAGAAGCTATTGAAACTTTGTTTTCAGATCGTGCTAAAGATGATCTGGTGTTGCTTTTTTTCTCCGGTCACGGTATCAAGGATGAGAGCGGCAGGCTTTACTTCGCAACTCGCATAACTCGTAAGAACAAACAGGGAGAACTAATTAAGGCAACAGCAGTCCCAGCAACTTTTGTACAGGACATCATGAGCAACAGCCGCTCAAAGCGACAGGTTGTGATTCTTGATTGTTGTTTTAGCGGGGCATTTGCTGAGGGTTGGGTAGCTAAAGATGACGGTTCCGTTGATGTCAAGAATATACTTGGTGGAGAAGGACGTGCTGTCCTTACCTCTTCAACTTCCACTCAATATTCCTTTGAGCAGCAAGAAAGCGACCTTTCAATTTATACACGCTATCTAGTCGAGGGAATTGAGACTGGAGCAGCGGATCAAGGTAACGATGGTGTGATTTCTGTGGATGAGTTGCATGAGTATGCCAAGAAGAAAGTTCGCGAAGCAGCTCCAGCTATGAAACCGGAAATCTATGCAATCAAAGAAGGTTATAAAATTCATGTTGCTAAAGCCTCAATAGGAGATCCAAGACTAAGGTACCGTAAAGAAGTTGAACGTTTTGCCGATCGCGGCGAAATTTCTTTTGTCGGTCGCAGCACGTTAGACTTGCTACGTGAGACTTTTGGTCTATTGCATGAAGATGCTGTGGCAATTGAAGCCGAAGTTCTCAAACCTTACCAAGATCGCAAGAGAAAGTTGCAGCGATACGAACAAGTATTAGTTGAGGCAATTCTGCGTGAGAGTCCTCTGAGTGAAGAAACTCGCAACGACTTACAACATCTACAAAAAGTTTTGGGTCTAAGAGATGAAGATGTAGCACCAATTGAAGCTCGAATTCTTGTCCAGAAAGAATCGCTTCCATTTTCAGATCAACTTCCAGAATCTAACAAGACTCCAATCATTTCACCCAACGAAGATTCAATATCAGCTAAATCGTCGGAAAAAGCCGCAGCTGCAAATCAAGCTGAAACTCCTGAACTCAATAATGGAATTAGATTTCCACACACTCTTTCTCCTTCTGTCCCAGTCTCCAGAAACAAAATAGCAATCATTGGGGCAGGTATTGTCACTGTCTTGATTTTAACCTTTTATTCTCTGATAAAGCCACATGAAAATTCAGTAACTTCACAGCCTAGTCCAGCAGCGTCACCTACACAGACTGTCAGTTCCACCCCTTCTCCTACACCCACGATGACAGCAAAGGAAATATACGATAGGGGACTTGAGAAGTATAATAACAGCGATTACAAGGCTGCGATCAAGGATTTCACTCAAGCAATGCAGCTGAATTACAGTAATGTAATTGTTTATTACCAACGGGGTTATGCCTTTAATCAATTGGAAAACTACAAAGCAGCAGTTGAGGATTTAACCGAGTATCTTAAATTCAATCCTAATGATGTTGATGCCAACCGTAGTCGATGTAGAGCTTACTACAATTTGGACAACTACGAGCAGGCAATCACCGATTGCAGTAAAGTAATCAAAATAAGCTCTCAAGATGCTTATGCCCATTACTTACGAGGACGTGCTTATGAAGAGCAAGGCAAGTATGAGCTAGCGATCGGAGATTATAGCAAGGCTATCGAATTAAACTACGACCCCCTCAGTTTTGCCTACTTTAGGCGAGGTTATGCTTACAATCGCCTAGGAGACTATAAGAAATCAATCAATGATTATAGTCAAACTATACGTATAGATGCCAGCGATGCCGATGCTTACTACAATCGTGGTAATAATCGTTCTAAGTTAAAAGATAAGCAAGGAGCGATCGCAGATTATCAGAAAGCTGCTGAGCTTTATCAAAAACAAGGAAAGACAAAGGATTACCAAGAGACGTTAGACAAAATCAAAGAGCTTCAACAGTAA
- a CDS encoding AI-2E family transporter, with translation MESANKLPRWLTLALAFPLTILNGWVLLQVINYFQPLVSIFVAAVLLAFILDYPIRFFQKQGVQRNVAISGVLLLAVLILAAVGITLVPLIIQQLNELANILPTWIDSGRQQLQAFQNWATTEQLPVHLSGLIPQLLDRISNQIQNFTGRILTLALDTIGSLVNVLLTVVLTFYLVFNGERLWDGMFLWLPSRVGSQVRQSLQEDFQNYFIGQVTLATILASGITLAFLALRVPLSLLFGLVIGFFALFPFGTGIGISIVSSLVALNNFWLGVEVLVVAVAIDQFNYNFVAPRILSNLTGLNPVWVVISLLIGAKLGGLLGLLVAIPLASFIKSVGDNWREGRFSEAPEEEKQQDNIKLEKSQMLS, from the coding sequence ATGGAATCAGCAAACAAACTGCCCAGATGGTTAACTTTAGCCTTAGCATTTCCCCTTACCATCCTCAATGGTTGGGTATTGCTTCAGGTAATTAATTATTTTCAACCTTTGGTAAGCATTTTTGTTGCCGCCGTCCTCTTAGCTTTTATTCTGGATTATCCCATCCGCTTTTTCCAGAAACAAGGCGTGCAACGTAACGTAGCTATTTCGGGAGTCTTGTTGTTAGCTGTATTAATATTGGCAGCTGTAGGTATCACCTTAGTACCGCTAATCATCCAACAACTCAATGAACTGGCTAACATTTTGCCCACATGGATTGATTCTGGCAGACAACAATTGCAAGCGTTCCAAAATTGGGCAACTACAGAACAGTTACCAGTTCATTTAAGTGGCTTAATACCTCAACTTCTCGATAGAATATCCAACCAAATTCAAAATTTCACCGGTCGGATACTAACTCTAGCTCTAGATACCATCGGTAGTCTAGTCAATGTCTTGCTGACAGTAGTGCTGACTTTCTACTTAGTTTTTAACGGAGAACGTCTCTGGGATGGTATGTTTCTGTGGTTGCCATCGCGTGTCGGATCACAAGTGCGCCAGTCATTGCAGGAAGATTTTCAAAATTATTTTATTGGTCAGGTGACATTGGCTACTATCCTGGCATCAGGAATTACACTAGCGTTTTTAGCGTTGCGGGTTCCTTTAAGTCTACTGTTTGGGCTAGTGATTGGTTTTTTTGCTTTGTTTCCCTTTGGTACAGGAATTGGTATTAGTATTGTGAGCTCGTTAGTGGCATTAAATAATTTTTGGTTGGGAGTAGAGGTTTTAGTTGTAGCGGTGGCGATCGACCAATTTAATTATAATTTTGTGGCTCCTCGTATTCTTAGTAATTTAACTGGTTTAAATCCCGTTTGGGTAGTGATTTCATTATTAATAGGGGCAAAATTGGGAGGATTACTAGGGCTATTAGTTGCTATACCTTTGGCGAGTTTTATTAAAAGTGTTGGCGATAATTGGCGTGAGGGGAGATTTAGTGAAGCACCTGAGGAGGAGAAGCAACAAGATAATATCAAGCTTGAAAAAAGCCAAATGTTATCGTAG
- a CDS encoding divergent PAP2 family protein produces MQDIGNILDNQVLVVALVACFMAQALKLIIELVKNRKLNVRVLVTTGGMPSAHSALVTALAAGVGQTHGWASAEFALATVFAIIVMYDAAGVRQAAGKQARILNQMIDELFHEHPEFSGDRLKELLGHTPFQVIAGSALGITISWLASYAYN; encoded by the coding sequence ATGCAGGACATAGGCAATATTTTAGATAACCAGGTGCTAGTGGTTGCTCTGGTAGCTTGTTTTATGGCTCAAGCTTTGAAGCTCATCATCGAACTAGTCAAAAATCGTAAACTGAATGTGCGTGTTTTAGTCACCACTGGAGGTATGCCCAGTGCCCATTCAGCTTTAGTTACAGCTTTAGCGGCTGGTGTGGGACAAACTCATGGTTGGGCGTCTGCTGAATTTGCGCTTGCTACGGTTTTTGCGATCATCGTCATGTATGATGCGGCTGGAGTTCGTCAGGCTGCTGGCAAGCAAGCTCGCATTCTCAATCAAATGATTGATGAACTGTTTCACGAACATCCAGAGTTCTCTGGCGATCGCCTTAAGGAATTGTTAGGACATACACCCTTTCAGGTGATAGCTGGATCGGCTTTGGGTATCACCATTTCTTGGTTAGCTAGTTATGCCTATAATTAA
- a CDS encoding energy-coupling factor transporter transmembrane component T family protein, with protein MDLLRSLPIGLYLEQPQTWLHKLDPRVKFIWLMSFLTTYVFANNLWRVLLVVLLIIATLVARIPKRVWQQQMGWLLMLCFFVLAIAAISPDGLGIKYQPRLPANEAVLTATSNPNTSKTVAPLPAKNQQNYSYVLFEKGAVKVTRRSLDLAISLSTILFTVIYSTNLYLLTTAPEEITAGIESLMQPLRRFKLPVTELTLTLTLSLRFIPLVLEEVQNLIRSIMTRAINWKKLGFKGAVKVWLLVAERLLENLLLRAEQMANAMMVRGFTSPSEHQVRWHDLRLKKRDWLAIATLILFWGVRLAIGTEV; from the coding sequence ATGGATTTACTGCGATCGCTACCAATTGGTCTTTACTTAGAACAACCCCAAACTTGGTTGCATAAACTCGATCCACGAGTCAAATTCATCTGGTTGATGAGTTTTCTGACAACCTACGTTTTTGCTAACAACTTGTGGCGAGTGCTGCTAGTGGTACTGTTGATTATTGCTACCTTAGTCGCCAGAATTCCCAAGCGAGTTTGGCAACAACAGATGGGCTGGCTGTTGATGCTGTGCTTTTTTGTGTTAGCGATCGCCGCTATTAGCCCTGATGGGCTTGGTATAAAATATCAACCCAGATTGCCAGCTAATGAAGCAGTCTTAACAGCAACATCAAACCCAAATACTTCAAAAACTGTTGCACCTTTACCAGCAAAAAATCAACAAAACTACAGTTACGTACTATTTGAAAAAGGGGCAGTCAAAGTTACTCGCCGTTCGCTAGATTTAGCGATCAGTTTGAGTACGATATTATTTACTGTTATTTACAGCACTAACTTATATCTGCTCACAACCGCACCTGAAGAAATTACAGCCGGGATCGAAAGCTTAATGCAACCTTTGCGAAGGTTTAAGTTACCTGTCACCGAACTTACACTAACTTTGACTTTATCTTTGCGGTTTATACCTTTAGTTTTAGAAGAAGTACAGAATTTAATTCGCTCGATTATGACGAGAGCAATTAATTGGAAAAAGTTAGGATTCAAAGGAGCAGTTAAAGTTTGGCTGCTAGTAGCAGAGAGACTATTAGAAAATCTGCTATTAAGGGCAGAACAAATGGCAAATGCAATGATGGTGCGGGGTTTTACCAGCCCTAGCGAACATCAGGTCAGGTGGCACGATTTACGGCTCAAAAAACGTGACTGGTTGGCGATCGCAACTTTAATATTATTTTGGGGAGTGCGGTTGGCAATAGGTACTGAAGTTTGA
- a CDS encoding ABC transporter permease: MSRYLKLIGLFWSTAIAAEMEYRVNFLLAALSSVGNLAGSLFGLFLFYGKGYTFAGWSWEAALLVLGIFTLLQGFSATFLAPNLNRIVRHVQEGTLDFVLLKPIRSQFWLSTHILSPWGLPDLVFGGILIGYAGTKLGLGIDDYLLSVIPLFFGLVILYSLWFMLGATSIWFVKIYNVTEVLRGLLEAGRYPMVAYPTAYRFFFTFVVPVAFLTTIPAEAMLGRSEITWLLGAGVLALMLFFASTWFWRFALRFYTSASS; this comes from the coding sequence ATGTCAAGATACTTGAAATTAATCGGATTGTTTTGGAGTACAGCCATAGCAGCTGAGATGGAGTATCGGGTTAACTTTCTTTTAGCCGCCCTCAGCAGTGTAGGCAATTTAGCAGGTAGTCTTTTTGGGTTATTTTTATTTTACGGAAAAGGTTACACTTTCGCTGGCTGGTCATGGGAAGCAGCTTTGCTAGTGTTGGGAATTTTTACTCTGTTGCAGGGTTTTTCAGCAACGTTTCTCGCCCCTAACCTGAATCGCATTGTCCGCCATGTCCAGGAAGGAACACTAGACTTTGTTTTATTAAAACCTATCCGCAGCCAATTTTGGCTTTCTACTCATATCCTTTCACCGTGGGGACTGCCAGATTTAGTTTTTGGCGGAATACTTATCGGTTATGCAGGTACAAAACTCGGTTTAGGAATAGATGACTATTTGTTAAGTGTAATTCCCTTATTTTTTGGTTTAGTAATACTTTACAGCCTGTGGTTTATGCTAGGAGCCACTAGCATTTGGTTTGTCAAAATTTACAACGTCACCGAGGTGCTAAGGGGTTTGTTGGAAGCTGGCAGATATCCGATGGTAGCTTATCCTACTGCTTACAGATTTTTCTTCACCTTTGTAGTACCTGTGGCGTTTTTAACAACAATACCAGCGGAAGCAATGTTGGGTAGAAGTGAAATAACTTGGTTGTTAGGTGCGGGTGTGTTGGCACTGATGTTGTTTTTTGCTTCAACTTGGTTTTGGCGGTTTGCGCTGCGGTTTTATACTAGTGCTTCGAGTTAG
- a CDS encoding pyridoxine 5'-phosphate synthase, which yields MPTLGVNIDHIATIRQARRTVEPDPIAAAVLAELGGADGITVHLREDRRHIQERDVRLLRQTVRTHLNLEMAATDEMVAIALDIKPDYVTLVPERREEVTTEGGLDIVGQIARIGEVVDKLQSAGIPVSLFIDAEAAQIKASQTVQAKFIELHTGRYAEAKDETSRQQELDVLAAGCKQAIQAGLRVNAGHGLTYWNVYPVACLPGMEELNIGHTIVSRAVLVGMERAVREMKLAIRGEF from the coding sequence TTGCCTACACTTGGTGTGAATATTGACCATATTGCTACCATCCGGCAAGCGCGACGGACGGTAGAACCAGATCCGATAGCAGCGGCGGTACTGGCAGAATTAGGTGGTGCAGATGGCATTACCGTGCATCTGCGGGAAGATAGGCGGCATATTCAAGAACGGGATGTGCGTTTATTGCGGCAGACGGTAAGAACGCACCTAAATTTAGAAATGGCAGCTACAGATGAAATGGTAGCGATCGCCCTCGATATTAAACCCGACTACGTGACTTTAGTCCCTGAACGGCGGGAAGAAGTAACCACAGAAGGCGGATTGGATATCGTGGGTCAAATTGCTAGAATCGGAGAGGTTGTTGATAAATTACAAAGTGCTGGCATTCCAGTAAGCTTGTTTATCGATGCGGAAGCAGCACAAATCAAAGCGTCTCAAACTGTGCAAGCGAAATTTATTGAACTGCACACCGGACGATATGCTGAAGCTAAAGATGAAACAAGTCGCCAGCAGGAATTAGACGTGTTGGCAGCTGGGTGCAAGCAAGCGATTCAAGCTGGATTGCGAGTTAATGCCGGTCATGGACTCACCTACTGGAATGTTTATCCCGTGGCTTGTCTTCCAGGTATGGAAGAACTCAATATAGGTCATACCATTGTTAGCCGGGCAGTCTTAGTAGGTATGGAAAGAGCAGTCCGGGAGATGAAACTAGCTATACGCGGGGAATTTTAA